The Candidatus Eisenbacteria bacterium genome has a window encoding:
- the dapF gene encoding diaminopimelate epimerase has protein sequence MRVPFTKLQALRNDFVLVDARRVPVADPAALARALCDRKSGVGADTLLLLLLSEEADVLVRIFNPDGSEGEMSGNGTRCVASYVLARAGGDRVSATVETVAGVSGHLLEEKTGARCFLASRIVAPRFRPPEIPVRAEGDEAIDLPIRLSEETIRVSCVNIGNPQAVVFEGWDDANWKRLGREIENHPIFPERTNVDFARVIGPGELHVVLWERGVGPVESSGTGASGAFAAARRKGLVDSKVRAVMQGGVLAIEEAEGALLLKGWCEEVFEGTIETERGGRA, from the coding sequence ATGCGCGTTCCCTTCACGAAGCTCCAAGCGCTCCGAAACGATTTCGTTCTCGTCGACGCACGCCGCGTTCCGGTCGCCGATCCCGCGGCGCTCGCCCGCGCGCTCTGCGATCGGAAGAGCGGCGTCGGCGCCGATACGCTCCTTCTTCTTCTCCTCTCCGAGGAGGCGGACGTTCTCGTGCGGATCTTCAACCCGGACGGAAGCGAGGGGGAGATGTCGGGGAACGGGACGCGGTGCGTCGCGTCGTACGTTCTCGCGCGCGCCGGCGGGGACCGCGTTTCCGCGACGGTCGAGACGGTCGCGGGCGTCTCCGGTCACCTTCTCGAGGAGAAGACCGGAGCGAGGTGCTTTCTCGCCTCGCGGATCGTCGCTCCGCGCTTTCGTCCCCCGGAGATTCCGGTTCGAGCGGAGGGGGACGAGGCGATCGATCTCCCGATTCGTCTTTCCGAAGAGACCATACGCGTCTCCTGCGTGAACATCGGGAACCCGCAGGCGGTCGTGTTCGAAGGATGGGACGACGCGAACTGGAAGCGGCTCGGGCGCGAGATCGAGAACCACCCGATCTTTCCCGAGCGGACGAACGTCGACTTCGCGCGGGTGATCGGTCCGGGCGAGCTTCACGTGGTGCTGTGGGAACGCGGCGTCGGCCCGGTGGAATCATCGGGGACGGGGGCCTCCGGCGCGTTCGCCGCCGCCCGGCGGAAGGGCCTCGTCGATTCGAAGGTGCGGGCGGTGATGCAAGGGGGCGTTCTCGCGATCGAGGAGGCCGAAGGCGCTTTACTTCTCAAGGGATGGTGCGAGGAGGTCTTCGAGGGGACGATCGAGACCGAGAGGGGAGGCCGCGCGTGA
- a CDS encoding VCBS repeat-containing protein, whose product MRDLRLFLAVAALALLPAGPAAETEKPSAASIDLMERHDVRFMGADAEDELGVQVRFGDLDGDGYDEIILGAWLADGRHNNRARSGEVAVYFGGPREKEGKGSWNASVIYGAESNDRIGSSADVGDWDGDGIPDLLIGARYADGPSDSLRPRSGQAFLLLGGSDGKKREVLDVRKTPDLLILGCEEGDRLGRRILVADLDHDGKEDLLLAAVGASGPRGETRDAGAVYVLYGDLRDEIVGILDLSVMNLPVLYGGDDADALGSAMAAGDWNGDGEIDLFLGCGFADGPANGRTNAGEVYVLFGAPGTRFAGERVLSDGSEYTIYGAEAYDAAGIAVSAGDLDGDRVDDLVIGANLADGPNNERENCGEVYVLFGSRSAGPGTMLDLALGRDLTIYGAERGDQVGSVLHCLDWNEDGYGDLVTSSLLNDGPGGSRVDAGMLYVFLGRPQSDLRPIVDLLEPEAADLRMLGPSAGDKIATLLESSRLSDRVCLLAGTMLGDGPNDERRDAGEIYILRWKPGDGK is encoded by the coding sequence GTGAGGGATCTCCGCCTGTTCCTCGCTGTCGCCGCGCTCGCGCTTCTCCCCGCCGGGCCCGCCGCCGAGACGGAGAAGCCGAGCGCCGCCTCGATCGATCTCATGGAGAGACACGACGTCCGCTTCATGGGCGCCGACGCCGAGGACGAGCTCGGCGTGCAGGTCCGCTTCGGCGATCTCGACGGCGACGGCTACGACGAGATCATCCTCGGGGCGTGGCTCGCCGACGGGCGCCACAACAACCGGGCGCGGTCGGGAGAGGTCGCCGTCTACTTCGGCGGGCCGCGCGAGAAGGAAGGGAAGGGGTCGTGGAACGCGTCGGTGATCTACGGGGCGGAGTCGAACGACCGGATCGGCTCATCCGCCGACGTCGGCGATTGGGACGGAGACGGCATCCCGGATCTTCTCATCGGCGCGCGCTACGCGGACGGTCCCTCCGACTCGCTCCGGCCCCGCTCGGGCCAAGCGTTTCTTCTTCTCGGCGGTTCGGACGGAAAGAAGCGCGAAGTTCTTGACGTGAGAAAGACCCCGGATCTTCTCATTCTGGGGTGCGAGGAAGGAGATCGGCTCGGCCGGCGAATCCTCGTCGCCGATCTCGATCACGACGGAAAAGAGGATCTTCTCCTCGCCGCGGTCGGCGCGAGCGGGCCGAGAGGGGAGACGCGCGACGCCGGCGCGGTGTACGTTCTCTACGGGGATCTCCGCGACGAGATCGTCGGGATCCTGGATCTTTCGGTCATGAACCTTCCGGTTCTCTACGGCGGGGATGACGCGGACGCGCTCGGGAGCGCGATGGCGGCCGGCGACTGGAATGGAGACGGCGAAATCGATCTCTTCCTCGGATGCGGGTTCGCGGACGGCCCCGCGAACGGCCGGACGAACGCGGGAGAGGTGTATGTCCTCTTCGGCGCGCCCGGAACCCGCTTTGCGGGGGAGCGTGTGCTCTCGGATGGGAGCGAGTACACGATCTACGGCGCCGAGGCGTACGACGCGGCCGGAATCGCCGTCTCCGCGGGGGATCTCGACGGGGACCGTGTCGACGACCTCGTGATCGGCGCGAACCTCGCCGACGGCCCGAACAACGAGAGGGAGAACTGCGGCGAGGTATACGTCCTCTTCGGGAGCCGCTCCGCGGGGCCGGGGACGATGCTCGACCTCGCGCTCGGGAGGGATCTCACGATCTATGGCGCCGAGCGCGGAGACCAGGTCGGTTCGGTTCTCCATTGTTTGGATTGGAACGAAGACGGGTACGGCGATCTCGTGACCTCTTCACTCCTCAACGATGGACCCGGCGGGTCGCGGGTCGACGCCGGGATGTTGTACGTATTCCTCGGACGCCCCCAGTCGGACCTCCGGCCGATCGTCGATCTTCTGGAGCCGGAAGCGGCGGATCTTCGGATGCTCGGCCCGTCGGCGGGGGACAAGATCGCGACGCTTCTCGAGAGCAGCCGCTTGAGCGACCGCGTGTGCCTTCTCGCGGGGACGATGCTCGGTGACGGGCCGAACGACGAGCGGCGCGACGCGGGCGAGATCTACATCCTCCGGTGGAAGCCGGGGGACGGGAAGTAG
- the recG gene encoding ATP-dependent DNA helicase RecG — protein MSVRTLPGIGPSRAEALSLRGVVTVGDLLRLLPREYVLPGEKRSVAEARAGETVVLDVRLDSIRALRRGWRVTAVEGILADATGSIRALWFHAPYLARSLKPGARLLVKGTPTGSPPALLHPEFETIRKEEEREFERIVARYPAIPSLPPRVLRKAVRRALEHVGTLDDPLPEDLRARLGFPEIREALLAAHRPEAIEDAKRARRRFVFEELYRLQSAFAVSLRARERARTPHVLAGACPLFSRFLEALPFRLTADQERAIEEIRADLESGRPMERLLVGDVGSGKTVVAAAAIASVVGGGGQAALLVPTEVLARQHARALKERFGPLGIEVGLLTGDRSMSERKRTRERIAEGDLALVVGTHALLEEATRFRNLALAVVDEQHRFGVRQRALLPAKGERCHFLLLSATPIPRSLALTLYGDLDLSVIRTLPPGRRPVWTKRLEGRGAIEGYRHLRQRIDAGEQGFVLFPLVEESEAKDRRAAVSAAEKLAKGFFRDRRVGCLHGRLPVAERIEVVDRLREGAIDVLVATTIVEVGIDLPLATVMIVEEADRFGLSQLHQIRGRVGRSDLPSSCFLVTRGPITPEAEERLRAIERTNDGFRIAEEDLRIRGSGELLGERQHGSLGLGAADLVRDIDLLEAARREAFARVSFAGDLPEPIRAG, from the coding sequence GTGAGCGTGCGGACCCTCCCCGGGATTGGTCCCTCGCGCGCGGAAGCGCTCTCTCTCCGCGGCGTCGTCACGGTCGGCGATCTTCTCCGTCTCCTCCCGCGCGAGTACGTTCTCCCCGGCGAGAAGCGATCGGTCGCCGAGGCGCGCGCGGGGGAGACGGTCGTTCTCGATGTCCGCCTCGATTCGATTCGCGCCCTCCGTCGCGGGTGGCGGGTGACCGCGGTCGAGGGGATCCTCGCCGACGCGACCGGCTCGATCCGCGCGCTCTGGTTTCACGCGCCGTATCTCGCCAGGAGCTTGAAACCGGGGGCTCGCCTTCTCGTCAAGGGGACGCCGACCGGATCGCCCCCCGCGCTTCTTCACCCCGAGTTCGAGACGATCCGGAAGGAGGAGGAGCGGGAGTTCGAGCGGATCGTGGCGCGCTATCCGGCGATCCCGAGCCTCCCGCCGCGCGTTCTCCGAAAGGCGGTCCGCCGCGCGCTCGAACACGTCGGCACCCTCGACGATCCGCTCCCCGAGGATCTCCGCGCGCGCCTCGGCTTCCCGGAGATTCGCGAGGCGCTCCTCGCCGCGCACCGCCCCGAGGCGATCGAAGACGCGAAGCGGGCGCGAAGACGCTTCGTGTTTGAAGAATTGTACCGCCTGCAATCGGCGTTCGCCGTCTCGCTGCGCGCGAGGGAGCGCGCGCGGACGCCGCACGTGCTCGCGGGGGCCTGCCCTCTCTTCTCCCGCTTCCTCGAGGCGCTCCCTTTCCGCCTCACCGCCGATCAGGAACGAGCGATCGAGGAGATCCGCGCCGATCTCGAATCGGGACGGCCGATGGAGCGGCTTCTCGTCGGGGACGTCGGGTCGGGGAAGACGGTCGTCGCGGCGGCGGCGATCGCGTCGGTCGTCGGGGGCGGCGGGCAAGCGGCCCTTCTCGTCCCGACCGAGGTCCTCGCGCGCCAGCACGCCCGCGCGCTCAAAGAGCGCTTCGGCCCGCTCGGCATCGAGGTCGGACTCCTCACGGGTGATCGTTCGATGTCGGAACGAAAGCGGACCCGCGAGCGGATCGCGGAAGGAGACCTCGCGCTCGTCGTCGGGACGCACGCGCTTCTCGAGGAGGCGACCCGCTTTCGGAACCTCGCGCTCGCGGTGGTCGACGAGCAGCACCGTTTCGGCGTGCGTCAGAGGGCTCTTCTCCCTGCGAAGGGGGAGCGCTGTCACTTTCTCCTTCTTTCGGCGACGCCGATCCCGCGTTCCCTCGCGCTCACGCTCTACGGCGATCTCGATCTCTCGGTGATCCGGACGCTCCCGCCGGGACGGCGGCCGGTCTGGACGAAGCGCCTCGAAGGGCGCGGGGCGATCGAGGGGTACCGGCATCTTCGCCAGCGGATCGACGCGGGCGAGCAGGGCTTCGTCCTCTTTCCGCTCGTCGAGGAGAGCGAGGCGAAGGACCGGCGCGCCGCCGTCTCCGCCGCGGAGAAGCTCGCGAAGGGTTTCTTTCGCGATCGGCGGGTCGGTTGTCTCCACGGGCGTCTTCCGGTCGCGGAGAGGATCGAGGTCGTCGATCGGCTTCGCGAGGGAGCGATCGACGTGCTCGTCGCGACCACGATCGTCGAGGTTGGGATCGATCTCCCGCTTGCGACCGTGATGATCGTCGAGGAGGCGGATCGCTTCGGGCTCTCGCAGCTTCATCAGATCCGCGGGCGCGTGGGGAGGAGCGATCTTCCCTCGTCGTGCTTTCTCGTGACGCGCGGTCCGATCACTCCGGAAGCGGAGGAGCGCCTCCGCGCGATCGAGAGGACGAACGACGGCTTCCGCATCGCGGAGGAGGATCTCCGCATCCGCGGGAGCGGCGAGCTTCTCGGAGAGAGACAGCACGGGTCACTCGGCCTCGGGGCGGCCGACCTCGTCCGCGACATCGATCTTCTCGAAGCCGCGCGCCGCGAAGCGTTTGCCCGCGTCTCATTCGCCGGTGATCTTCCCGAACCGATTCGGGCGGGGTAG
- a CDS encoding SUMF1/EgtB/PvdO family nonheme iron enzyme, with protein MLTRTKVRTRRPANRRRDFFAVLGVFLLTVGLLTAILGCREEAPNEIQRAVGIEELETARKCTEAGSRPFPPPEILESDYDPNIALRPPPVVSVPVGTFTMGDGAAFCGIDEREVTLTHPFDLGQYEVTNRQYRDALQWAYDEGYVTATSLSVNDNLDGSTVRLVNVGSSYSRIKFNAGTFTVTPGKENHPVVVVTWYGAAAYCDWLSLQAGLARAYNHSTWSCNGGNPYTAAGYRLPTDAEWEYAAQYDDERIYPWGNEAPDCSRANYWGCLSGEYPRTAAVGSYPAAPASLGLYDMAGSVWEWCNDWWQCDLGTSPATDPTGPGTGSYRVLRGGSWGGNDNYLRCSARYDVSPSLAPNYVGFRVARSQ; from the coding sequence ATGCTTACCAGAACCAAAGTGCGCACGAGACGGCCGGCAAATCGGAGGCGAGACTTCTTCGCGGTGCTTGGCGTCTTCCTCCTGACCGTCGGCCTCTTGACCGCGATCCTCGGCTGCCGGGAAGAAGCGCCGAACGAAATCCAAAGAGCCGTCGGGATCGAAGAACTCGAAACGGCCAGGAAATGCACGGAAGCCGGCTCCCGGCCGTTTCCGCCACCGGAGATACTGGAGAGCGATTACGATCCGAACATTGCCCTGAGACCTCCGCCGGTGGTCTCGGTCCCCGTCGGGACGTTCACGATGGGGGATGGGGCCGCGTTTTGCGGGATCGACGAGCGCGAGGTGACGCTCACCCATCCGTTCGACCTCGGGCAGTACGAGGTGACGAACCGGCAGTATCGGGACGCGCTCCAGTGGGCGTACGACGAGGGCTACGTGACGGCGACGTCTTTGTCTGTGAACGACAACCTGGACGGGAGCACGGTTCGGTTGGTCAATGTCGGGAGCAGCTACAGCCGGATCAAGTTCAATGCGGGGACGTTCACGGTGACGCCGGGGAAGGAGAACCACCCGGTGGTGGTGGTGACTTGGTACGGGGCGGCGGCGTACTGCGATTGGCTGAGCCTGCAGGCCGGCCTGGCTCGCGCGTATAACCACTCGACGTGGTCGTGCAACGGGGGAAATCCGTACACGGCGGCGGGGTATCGTCTTCCGACGGACGCGGAGTGGGAGTATGCGGCGCAGTACGACGACGAGCGGATCTATCCGTGGGGGAACGAGGCGCCGGATTGCAGCCGGGCGAACTACTGGGGCTGTCTCTCGGGGGAGTACCCGCGGACCGCGGCGGTCGGCAGCTATCCTGCGGCGCCTGCGTCGCTCGGTCTTTACGACATGGCGGGGAGCGTGTGGGAGTGGTGCAACGATTGGTGGCAGTGCGATCTGGGAACCTCTCCGGCGACGGATCCGACGGGGCCGGGTACCGGCTCGTATCGGGTGTTGCGTGGGGGCTCGTGGGGCGGCAACGACAACTACCTGCGCTGCTCGGCCCGGTACGACGTCAGCCCGTCGCTCGCGCCCAACTACGTCGGGTTCCGGGTGGCCCGCAGTCAGTAA
- a CDS encoding ATP-binding protein, with translation MAVLPRLLRLCLPKRQSAFLWGPRKTGKTTLLRTMFPESLRFDLLDTDLLLELTKRPALLRERIEAADPKRLRHPVLIDEVQKVPRLLDEIHGLIENKALRFILCGSSARKLKRGRANLLGGRAWRYTLHPLVSAEVQDLDLLIALNRGMIPAHYLDAAYEKSLEAYVRDYLKEEVFDEGLTRNMPAFSRFLDAVGYSHGELTNYANIARDSGVDAKTVKGYYEILVDTLLGTMIEPFKKRQDRRVISKAGKFYLFDVGVVGVLTKRRIVEERGEAFGRALEHFILMEILAHRSYKELSYDVNFWRTKQGHEVDFVLARGEVAIEVKGSSRVDRAEFRSLQMFREEYRPRRAILVSNERAPRVHEKILVLPWREFLRRLWGGAILT, from the coding sequence ATGGCCGTTCTCCCCCGCCTTCTCCGTCTCTGTCTCCCCAAGCGCCAGTCCGCATTTCTCTGGGGTCCACGGAAGACGGGAAAGACCACCCTCCTTCGAACGATGTTTCCGGAGAGCCTCCGGTTCGATCTCCTGGATACGGATCTCCTGCTCGAACTCACGAAGCGCCCCGCTCTTCTTCGCGAACGGATCGAGGCGGCGGACCCGAAAAGGCTCCGGCATCCCGTCCTCATCGACGAGGTGCAGAAAGTCCCCCGCCTTCTCGACGAGATCCATGGGCTCATCGAAAACAAAGCACTTCGCTTCATCCTCTGCGGTTCCAGCGCGAGGAAGCTGAAGCGGGGACGCGCGAACCTCCTCGGCGGGCGGGCGTGGAGATATACGCTGCATCCCCTCGTGTCCGCCGAGGTTCAGGATCTCGATCTTCTCATCGCGCTCAATCGAGGGATGATCCCCGCGCACTACCTCGACGCGGCCTACGAGAAATCACTCGAGGCCTACGTGCGCGACTACCTCAAGGAGGAGGTCTTTGACGAGGGTCTCACGCGCAACATGCCGGCATTCTCGCGCTTCCTCGACGCGGTTGGCTATTCGCATGGCGAGCTCACGAACTACGCGAACATCGCCCGCGACTCCGGCGTCGACGCGAAGACGGTGAAGGGATACTACGAAATCCTGGTCGACACTCTTCTCGGAACGATGATCGAGCCGTTCAAGAAACGGCAGGATCGACGGGTGATCTCCAAGGCGGGGAAGTTCTATCTGTTCGATGTCGGGGTGGTGGGCGTCCTCACGAAACGCCGCATCGTAGAAGAGCGCGGGGAAGCGTTCGGGCGGGCGCTCGAGCATTTCATCCTGATGGAGATTCTCGCGCACCGATCGTACAAGGAACTTTCTTACGACGTGAACTTCTGGCGGACAAAGCAAGGGCACGAAGTGGACTTCGTCCTCGCGAGGGGCGAGGTCGCGATCGAGGTGAAGGGTTCCTCGCGCGTCGATCGAGCCGAGTTCCGGTCGCTTCAGATGTTCAGGGAGGAATACCGGCCGCGCCGCGCGATCCTCGTCTCGAACGAGCGGGCGCCCCGCGTGCACGAGAAGATCCTCGTCCTTCCGTGGCGGGAGTTCCTACGAAGGCTCTGGGGCGGAGCGATTCTCACCTAG
- a CDS encoding T9SS type A sorting domain-containing protein, with protein MLLGSLSTRYLLAPLGGGVPASVRLHGARPNPFNATTRIRFDLPESGSASLAIYDLAGRLVRVLLDEALPAGAYEETWDGRGNGGEEAASGIYFAELRSGSTTETVRLHLIR; from the coding sequence ATGCTCCTGGGTTCACTCAGTACCCGATACCTTCTCGCTCCTCTCGGCGGCGGCGTCCCCGCGAGCGTGCGTCTCCACGGCGCGCGGCCGAACCCCTTCAACGCGACCACGCGGATCCGCTTCGATCTTCCCGAGAGCGGAAGCGCGAGCCTCGCGATCTACGATCTCGCGGGTCGCCTCGTGCGTGTTCTTCTCGATGAGGCGCTCCCCGCCGGCGCATACGAAGAAACGTGGGACGGGCGAGGGAACGGCGGCGAGGAGGCCGCCTCCGGCATCTACTTCGCCGAGCTTCGGTCAGGAAGCACGACGGAGACCGTCCGCCTGCACCTCATTCGATGA